The following proteins come from a genomic window of Corynebacterium sp. P4-C1:
- the argC gene encoding N-acetyl-gamma-glutamyl-phosphate reductase gives MSYSVAVAGATGYAGGEILRLLVGHPRFLDGTLEIGALTGNSNAGQSASDVLPHVPQLADRVIEETTVEVLAKHDVVFLGLPHGFSAEIGAALPQEALVLDCAADFRLRNAEDWTAYYGSDHAGSWPYGIPEMPGHREEIAASRRIAVPGCFPTGATLAALPAAAKGLVEPTFNVVSVTGVSGAGKKANVDLLGAETMGSLKAYSTAGKHRHTPEMVQNLSEVAEGDVSVGFTPVLAPLTRGILSTVTAPVAPGVTEEIAREAYEEFYDREPFVRLLPQGRQPQTQHIVGSNMCLMQVEVDEAAGVLLATSVIDNLTKGTGGAAVQCMNLALGFDETEGLPQAAVAP, from the coding sequence ATGAGCTACTCAGTCGCTGTCGCAGGTGCCACCGGCTACGCAGGCGGGGAAATCCTCCGCCTGCTGGTCGGCCACCCCCGTTTCCTGGACGGAACGTTGGAAATCGGTGCGCTGACCGGAAATTCGAATGCCGGACAATCTGCCTCTGACGTGCTGCCGCACGTTCCCCAGCTCGCTGACCGCGTGATCGAGGAGACCACCGTCGAGGTGCTGGCGAAGCACGACGTGGTGTTCCTTGGCCTCCCGCACGGATTCTCCGCCGAGATCGGTGCCGCGCTGCCCCAAGAAGCGCTGGTGCTGGACTGCGCGGCCGATTTCCGCCTCCGCAACGCCGAGGACTGGACTGCATATTACGGATCCGATCACGCTGGTTCCTGGCCCTACGGAATACCCGAGATGCCTGGCCACCGAGAGGAGATCGCGGCCTCGCGGCGCATCGCCGTACCGGGGTGCTTTCCCACGGGCGCGACGCTCGCCGCTCTGCCTGCCGCGGCTAAGGGTCTGGTGGAACCGACCTTCAACGTCGTCTCCGTGACTGGTGTATCCGGTGCCGGTAAGAAGGCGAACGTGGACCTGCTCGGCGCGGAGACCATGGGCTCGTTGAAGGCCTACAGCACCGCCGGCAAGCACCGCCACACCCCGGAGATGGTGCAGAACCTTTCCGAGGTCGCCGAAGGGGACGTCTCGGTGGGCTTCACTCCGGTCCTGGCTCCGCTCACCCGCGGCATTCTCTCCACCGTCACCGCACCGGTGGCACCCGGTGTCACCGAAGAAATAGCGCGCGAGGCATACGAGGAGTTCTACGACCGCGAACCGTTCGTGCGTCTGCTCCCGCAGGGGCGCCAGCCCCAGACCCAGCACATCGTGGGCAGCAATATGTGCCTGATGCAGGTCGAGGTTGATGAAGCGGCGGGCGTTCTGCTGGCGACCTCGGTGATCGACAACCTGACGAAGGGAACCGGCGGGGCAGCGGTCCAGTGCATGAACCTCGCCCTCGGATTCGATGAAACCGAGGGACTGCCGCAAGCGGCGGTGGCCCCCTAA
- a CDS encoding intradiol ring-cleavage dioxygenase, with product MNGVNEVPRTFEGRVLPNQAEDPEDQGLIFDIATIENRLSRRKLLSIFGLGAGSVALAACAPGEENTASLTTTSPTSTSSASPTSTAENLTEMNSETAGPYPGDGSNGPDVLEKVGVERSDIRGSIGGGATASGVPLKLRMNIVDMVNNNSPMVGAAVYIWHCDAAGRYSMYSSGLEDETYLRGVQVTGDDGYVEFTTIVPGCYEGRWPHIHFEVFPSVDDIADSTNAILTSQIAIPEEVCDAVYETDNYTDSGTPYSRITLETDNIFSDGWEQQTPAVSGDVRSGYNATIDVPIDTTTPNSGGAAPGMGGGPGGPGGPGGPAGSGGAAPSGAPVPPSA from the coding sequence GTGAATGGCGTCAATGAAGTTCCGAGAACTTTCGAGGGCCGCGTACTGCCAAACCAAGCAGAGGATCCCGAAGACCAAGGTCTGATCTTCGACATCGCCACTATTGAAAACCGCTTGTCACGGCGCAAACTGTTGAGTATCTTCGGCCTAGGCGCCGGATCAGTCGCCCTTGCGGCGTGCGCCCCGGGCGAAGAGAACACCGCATCCTTGACTACGACCTCCCCGACAAGTACGTCGTCTGCTTCTCCCACCAGTACAGCTGAAAACCTCACTGAGATGAACAGCGAAACGGCCGGGCCATATCCGGGCGACGGCTCCAACGGGCCAGACGTTCTAGAGAAGGTCGGTGTTGAGCGCAGCGATATCCGCGGCTCAATCGGCGGCGGCGCAACCGCAAGTGGTGTACCGCTGAAGTTGCGGATGAACATCGTCGACATGGTCAACAACAACTCCCCGATGGTGGGTGCCGCTGTCTATATTTGGCATTGCGACGCTGCCGGCCGCTACTCCATGTATTCATCCGGCCTGGAAGACGAAACGTACCTGCGTGGTGTCCAAGTCACCGGCGATGACGGATACGTAGAGTTCACGACCATCGTTCCGGGGTGCTACGAAGGTCGCTGGCCTCATATCCACTTCGAGGTGTTCCCCTCAGTGGACGATATCGCCGACAGCACGAACGCGATTCTCACTTCGCAGATCGCTATTCCGGAAGAGGTCTGCGACGCGGTGTACGAAACTGACAACTACACCGACTCCGGAACGCCCTATTCCCGAATCACGCTGGAGACCGACAATATCTTCAGCGACGGCTGGGAACAGCAAACCCCTGCGGTATCCGGAGATGTCCGGTCTGGTTACAACGCGACCATCGATGTCCCCATCGACACCACGACACCGAATTCCGGCGGCGCTGCACCCGGCATGGGCGGTGGACCCGGTGGACCCGGTGGCCCCGGTGGCCCGGCAGGATCTGGTGGTGCCGCGCCGAGTGGTGCCCCCGTCCCGCCGAGTGCCTAA
- a CDS encoding RNA methyltransferase: MSLDFSQPFTERTPRVVNAAKLNRAAGRRKAKAFLAEGENSVEAAVATGAATDLFVTEAATDRFADIVTAAGYMDVFTHAITDKAAQSLTDTVHTTGIFAVCRPVTWTLGAILKGRPKLVAVCVETNDPGNAGTIIRLVDALGADAVVFAGDTVDPESPKVVRSSAGSLFHVPVARERDIKGALGQLRAAGLSTFATTMHGELDLAAPGGALDQPTAWLFGNEARGLPEGVLEAADHTVSIPITGSAESLNLSTAASICLWESAKALAED, translated from the coding sequence ATGAGTCTCGATTTCTCCCAGCCTTTCACTGAACGCACTCCGCGGGTGGTCAACGCGGCGAAGTTGAACCGTGCGGCGGGGCGTCGTAAAGCGAAAGCTTTCTTGGCGGAAGGGGAGAACTCCGTTGAGGCGGCTGTGGCGACGGGCGCGGCGACGGACCTGTTCGTGACGGAGGCTGCGACTGACCGCTTCGCGGATATTGTGACCGCGGCGGGCTATATGGACGTGTTCACGCATGCGATCACGGACAAGGCGGCGCAATCGCTGACGGACACAGTGCACACGACCGGTATCTTCGCGGTGTGCAGGCCGGTGACGTGGACGCTGGGCGCGATTTTGAAGGGGCGCCCGAAGCTGGTCGCGGTGTGCGTGGAGACGAATGATCCGGGCAATGCCGGAACGATTATTCGCCTCGTCGACGCGCTTGGTGCCGATGCAGTCGTCTTCGCCGGCGACACCGTCGACCCGGAATCCCCGAAGGTCGTGCGCTCATCCGCTGGCTCGCTGTTCCACGTCCCGGTCGCCCGAGAGCGCGACATCAAGGGGGCGCTCGGGCAGCTGAGAGCAGCAGGCTTATCGACGTTCGCCACCACCATGCACGGCGAGCTCGACTTGGCAGCTCCCGGTGGTGCCTTGGACCAGCCCACCGCGTGGCTGTTCGGCAACGAAGCCCGCGGACTGCCCGAGGGTGTGCTGGAAGCTGCCGACCACACTGTCTCCATCCCGATCACCGGCTCCGCCGAATCGCTGAATCTGTCCACTGCGGCGTCGATCTGTTTGTGGGAGTCGGCGAAGGCGCTCGCAGAGGATTAG
- the argB gene encoding acetylglutamate kinase, producing the protein MKLSNRDRAHVLAEALPWLQHYRDKIVVVKYGGNAMIDDDLKSAFAADMVFLRTVGAKPVVVHGGGPQITAMLGQLGLDGGEFIGGFRVTTPEILDVVRMVLFGQVGRDLLGRINSHGPYAVGTSGEDAGLFTAQKRYVEVGGEKKDIGLVGEIVDVNPSAVMDIIEAGRIPVVSSIAPGTDGNVYNVNADSAAGALAAALKAERLVVLTNVEGLYTDWPNKDSLLSKITLSQLERIVPGLDSGMIPKMEACMTAVRGGVSASHVIDGRIPHAVLLELLTMGGVGTMVLPDDYEKENYPEGTVFRKDDPQ; encoded by the coding sequence ATGAAACTGAGCAACCGGGACCGGGCGCACGTCCTTGCCGAGGCGCTGCCGTGGCTGCAGCACTACCGCGACAAGATCGTAGTGGTGAAGTACGGCGGCAACGCCATGATCGACGATGACTTGAAGTCCGCGTTCGCCGCGGACATGGTCTTCCTGCGCACCGTGGGCGCGAAGCCGGTCGTCGTGCACGGCGGCGGTCCGCAGATCACTGCGATGCTGGGCCAGCTGGGCCTCGACGGGGGCGAGTTCATCGGCGGTTTCCGTGTGACGACGCCGGAAATTCTCGACGTTGTCCGCATGGTGCTTTTCGGCCAGGTCGGCCGCGACCTGCTCGGCCGCATCAACTCCCACGGCCCCTATGCGGTGGGCACGTCGGGCGAGGATGCCGGGCTGTTCACCGCGCAGAAGCGCTACGTGGAGGTCGGCGGCGAGAAAAAGGACATCGGTCTCGTCGGCGAGATCGTCGATGTGAACCCGTCGGCAGTCATGGACATTATCGAGGCCGGGCGCATTCCGGTCGTCTCCAGCATCGCGCCCGGGACCGACGGCAACGTGTACAACGTCAACGCGGACTCGGCGGCTGGTGCGCTCGCGGCGGCGCTCAAAGCGGAGCGTCTCGTCGTGCTCACCAACGTGGAGGGCCTCTACACGGACTGGCCGAATAAGGACTCCCTGCTGTCCAAGATCACGTTGAGCCAACTCGAGCGCATAGTCCCGGGTTTGGATTCGGGCATGATCCCGAAAATGGAGGCCTGCATGACGGCGGTGCGCGGGGGAGTAAGCGCCTCGCACGTCATCGACGGCCGCATCCCGCACGCGGTGCTGCTCGAGCTGCTGACCATGGGCGGTGTGGGCACCATGGTGCTGCCGGACGATTATGAGAAAGAGAACTACCCCGAAGGAACCGTTTTCAGGAAGGATGATCCGCAGTGA
- the pheT gene encoding phenylalanine--tRNA ligase subunit beta, with translation MLISQKWLTSLLNNAGNPGWSVSPEELDAGFVRVGFETEGYEPLPEVTGPLVVGRVEEIEELTGFKKPIRYCQVNVGDANGTGELQGIICGARNFALNDLVVVSLPGAVLPGGFEISARKTYDHISNGMMASEAELGLTTKSDGIIVLPEGAGEPGQDAREVLGGFDDTVFEVNVTPDRGYALSARGLGREVASAFGLEYKDVAEDASISGVDLSAVPEPTGDVLPVTVEESTKAVRFGVRKVEGIDPAAPTPFWMKRALLLSGVRSVNAATDVTNYVMLLLGQPMHAFDAKKIAGGLRIHNADGGEEFETLDHVKRTLTPGDVVISDDNGIQSLAAIMGGTTSEIADDTTEVYFEAATWDALTVARSARHHKLSSEASRRFERGVDPALVEVALDMACALLVSIAGGTVADKRTIVGETPQRTTIRLRAARPSELIGVDYSLETVVGRLEEVGCRVEQSTEDGETVLSVTPPTWRTDLNEPVELIEEIVRLEGLDDIPLEMPTPRGGRGLSPLQRRRRAVTHALAYSGYAEVIPTPFMSNTVLDTWGLDADDARRNVVSVQNPLDADYSVLATTLLPAMLEAVGRNVARGRHDLSLFSVAQVAFKTADTSPMPSVAQRPEDAVVEELIASLPEQNLHAATVATGNTELTGPWGDGRAYTWADAVEAAQVVARAAGVDLELSAAEELPWHPGRCAALSVAVEGESRVVGYAGELHPQVLEALGLPARTCAMEIDLTVLPLAEKLPAPVLSSFPALHQDVALVVDEEIPAEAVRKTLEDNAGELIEEVTLFDVYRSGSLGDGKKSLAFGLVFRAPDRTLTEDEASEGRLAAAKAAEQKFGAQMRA, from the coding sequence ATGCTTATTTCCCAGAAGTGGTTGACGTCCCTGCTGAACAACGCCGGTAACCCCGGCTGGTCGGTGAGCCCAGAGGAGCTCGACGCCGGTTTTGTGCGCGTCGGCTTCGAAACGGAGGGCTACGAGCCGCTGCCGGAGGTCACCGGTCCGCTCGTCGTGGGGCGAGTCGAGGAGATCGAGGAGCTTACCGGGTTCAAGAAGCCGATCCGCTACTGCCAGGTCAACGTCGGCGACGCCAACGGCACGGGCGAGCTGCAGGGGATTATCTGCGGCGCCCGCAACTTCGCACTGAACGATCTCGTCGTCGTCTCCCTGCCGGGCGCAGTGCTGCCGGGCGGGTTCGAGATCTCCGCGCGCAAAACGTACGACCATATTTCCAACGGCATGATGGCCTCCGAGGCGGAGCTCGGCCTCACGACCAAGAGCGACGGCATCATCGTCCTGCCGGAGGGTGCGGGCGAGCCGGGCCAGGACGCGCGCGAGGTGCTCGGCGGCTTCGACGACACTGTTTTCGAGGTCAACGTCACTCCCGACCGCGGCTACGCGCTCTCGGCGCGCGGGCTCGGCAGGGAAGTGGCCTCCGCCTTCGGGCTGGAGTACAAGGACGTGGCGGAGGATGCGTCGATAAGCGGTGTCGATCTGTCTGCCGTGCCGGAGCCAACAGGCGACGTTCTGCCCGTGACGGTTGAGGAATCGACGAAAGCCGTGCGCTTCGGCGTGCGGAAGGTGGAAGGCATCGACCCGGCCGCGCCGACGCCGTTCTGGATGAAGCGCGCGCTGCTGCTCAGCGGAGTGCGTTCCGTCAACGCGGCGACGGATGTGACCAACTACGTCATGCTGCTGCTCGGCCAGCCGATGCACGCATTCGACGCTAAGAAGATTGCCGGCGGGCTGCGCATCCACAATGCTGATGGTGGCGAGGAATTCGAGACCCTCGACCACGTGAAGCGCACCCTCACCCCGGGCGACGTGGTCATTTCCGACGACAACGGTATTCAGTCGCTCGCAGCGATCATGGGCGGCACGACCTCCGAGATCGCCGATGACACGACCGAGGTCTATTTCGAGGCCGCGACGTGGGATGCGCTCACCGTCGCGCGCTCCGCACGCCACCACAAGCTCAGCTCCGAAGCTTCTCGACGCTTCGAGCGCGGCGTCGATCCCGCCCTCGTCGAGGTCGCCCTTGATATGGCATGCGCCCTGCTGGTCTCCATCGCCGGCGGCACCGTGGCGGACAAGCGGACGATCGTCGGCGAGACCCCGCAGCGTACGACAATCCGTCTGCGCGCGGCGCGGCCTTCCGAGTTGATCGGTGTGGATTACTCGCTCGAGACCGTGGTTGGTCGTCTCGAGGAGGTCGGCTGCCGTGTGGAGCAGAGCACGGAGGACGGAGAGACTGTGCTGTCCGTGACCCCGCCGACGTGGCGCACCGACCTGAACGAGCCCGTTGAGCTCATCGAGGAGATTGTGCGTCTTGAGGGCCTCGACGACATTCCCCTCGAGATGCCGACTCCCCGCGGCGGCCGCGGCCTGTCGCCCCTCCAGCGCCGCCGCCGTGCGGTGACGCACGCGCTGGCGTACTCCGGCTACGCCGAGGTCATCCCGACACCGTTCATGTCCAACACCGTGCTGGACACCTGGGGTCTGGACGCCGACGATGCACGCCGCAACGTAGTCTCCGTGCAGAACCCGCTCGACGCCGACTACTCCGTTCTGGCCACGACACTGCTTCCGGCAATGCTGGAGGCTGTCGGCCGCAACGTCGCACGCGGCCGCCACGACCTTTCCCTGTTCTCCGTGGCGCAGGTGGCGTTCAAGACTGCCGATACCTCCCCGATGCCGAGCGTCGCGCAGCGTCCTGAGGACGCGGTGGTCGAAGAGCTGATCGCGTCCCTGCCGGAGCAGAACCTGCACGCCGCGACTGTTGCAACCGGCAACACCGAGCTCACCGGTCCGTGGGGCGACGGCCGCGCGTACACGTGGGCCGATGCAGTGGAGGCGGCCCAGGTTGTCGCCCGTGCCGCGGGCGTGGACCTCGAGCTTTCCGCCGCGGAGGAGCTGCCGTGGCACCCGGGTCGCTGCGCTGCGCTGTCTGTCGCAGTTGAGGGAGAATCCCGTGTCGTCGGCTACGCAGGCGAATTGCACCCGCAGGTGCTCGAGGCACTGGGTCTGCCGGCGCGCACGTGCGCGATGGAAATCGACCTCACCGTGCTGCCGCTGGCGGAGAAGCTTCCGGCCCCGGTGCTGTCGTCCTTCCCCGCCCTGCACCAGGATGTCGCGCTCGTCGTCGACGAGGAGATCCCGGCAGAGGCCGTGCGGAAGACTCTGGAGGACAATGCCGGGGAGCTCATCGAAGAGGTCACGCTTTTCGACGTCTACCGTTCCGGTTCCCTCGGCGACGGCAAGAAGTCCCTCGCCTTCGGTCTTGTGTTCCGCGCTCCCGACCGGACCCTCACCGAGGATGAAGCATCCGAGGGTCGTCTGGCAGCCGCGAAGGCCGCGGAACAGAAGTTCGGCGCACAGATGCGCGCATAA
- a CDS encoding response regulator transcription factor, with protein MTSGTNQHIRVFLVDDDPLVRDVLNRYLTSAEDIDVVGTASSGPEALELIDPAETDLVLSDVYMPEMDGPTLLAHLNERPGTPAFLAITSLENDKKMLDVLALGGRGYILKSQPPEEIILSVRQAVTGGTVVSPTAMTNLVRYLSPSEKPAAAAMPQRTYPEGITDGEIDVLELLCEGLSNADIARRLSYSESTVKKHVSRLLTLYGVSSRLDLVVTVLNGK; from the coding sequence ATGACTAGCGGCACCAACCAGCACATCCGGGTTTTCTTGGTCGACGACGACCCGCTGGTGCGCGATGTGCTGAACCGCTACCTCACGTCGGCCGAAGACATTGACGTCGTCGGCACGGCCTCGAGCGGGCCGGAAGCCCTCGAGCTCATTGACCCGGCGGAGACAGATCTTGTCCTCTCGGACGTGTACATGCCGGAGATGGACGGGCCGACTCTCCTCGCGCACCTCAACGAACGCCCGGGCACACCGGCGTTCCTGGCGATCACCTCGCTGGAAAACGACAAGAAAATGCTGGATGTGCTGGCCCTTGGGGGGCGCGGCTACATCCTGAAGAGCCAGCCGCCCGAGGAGATCATCTTGTCCGTGCGCCAGGCTGTTACAGGCGGCACAGTTGTCTCCCCTACCGCGATGACCAACCTGGTGCGCTACCTTTCCCCGTCTGAGAAGCCGGCTGCAGCAGCCATGCCACAGCGCACGTACCCCGAAGGGATCACCGACGGCGAGATCGATGTACTGGAGCTCCTCTGCGAAGGGCTGAGCAACGCCGACATCGCCCGCCGGTTGAGCTATTCCGAATCCACGGTGAAGAAACACGTCTCGCGCCTTTTGACCCTCTACGGCGTTTCTTCGCGTTTGGATCTCGTCGTCACTGTCCTCAACGGAAAATAG
- the pheS gene encoding phenylalanine--tRNA ligase subunit alpha, with translation MSTEIELTEDALNKAADEAIAAFEAAPDLASLEEAKRGHLGEQSPIMQARKSLGSIPKEQRKDAGRFVNMARGRAEKRYGQLHAEREAEHREQQLREEKVDVTLPTSRTQAGAMHPITTLSEQIADIFVGMGWEVAEGPEVEAEYFNFDALNFIPDHPARTLQDTFYIGEEGSRQVMRTHTSPVQVRTMLERDLPIYIACPGRVFRTDELDATHTPVFHQVEGLAVDKGLTMAHLRGTLDHLAKVLFGPETETRIRTNYFPFTEPSAEVDVWFPNKKGGAGWIEWGGCGMVNPNVLRAMGIDPEEYSGFAFGMGIERTLQFRNGLTDMRDMVEGDVRFTLPFGVQA, from the coding sequence GTGAGCACCGAAATTGAACTGACCGAGGACGCCCTGAACAAGGCTGCGGACGAGGCTATCGCTGCTTTTGAGGCGGCGCCGGACCTGGCGTCGCTGGAGGAAGCGAAGCGCGGGCACTTGGGCGAGCAGTCGCCGATCATGCAGGCGCGCAAGTCGCTCGGGTCGATTCCGAAGGAGCAGCGCAAGGACGCGGGCCGCTTCGTGAACATGGCGCGCGGACGCGCCGAGAAACGCTACGGGCAGCTCCACGCCGAGCGGGAAGCCGAGCACCGTGAGCAACAGCTGCGCGAGGAGAAGGTCGACGTCACGCTGCCGACGTCGCGTACGCAGGCGGGCGCGATGCACCCGATCACGACTCTGAGCGAGCAGATCGCCGACATCTTCGTTGGCATGGGCTGGGAGGTCGCAGAAGGCCCGGAAGTCGAGGCGGAGTACTTCAACTTCGACGCCCTGAACTTCATCCCGGACCACCCGGCGCGCACGCTGCAGGACACGTTCTACATCGGTGAGGAAGGCTCCCGCCAGGTCATGCGCACTCACACGTCGCCGGTGCAGGTGCGCACGATGCTCGAGCGCGATCTTCCTATTTACATCGCCTGCCCGGGCCGTGTGTTCCGTACAGACGAGCTCGATGCCACGCACACTCCGGTCTTCCACCAGGTGGAGGGTCTCGCCGTGGACAAAGGGCTCACCATGGCGCACTTGCGTGGCACGCTCGACCACTTAGCCAAGGTGCTGTTCGGCCCGGAGACGGAGACGCGTATCCGCACTAACTATTTCCCGTTCACTGAGCCGTCCGCGGAGGTGGATGTGTGGTTCCCGAACAAGAAGGGCGGCGCCGGCTGGATCGAGTGGGGCGGCTGCGGCATGGTCAACCCGAATGTTCTCCGCGCGATGGGGATCGACCCGGAGGAGTACTCCGGCTTCGCATTCGGCATGGGCATTGAGCGCACCCTGCAGTTCCGCAACGGGCTCACGGACATGCGCGACATGGTTGAGGGCGATGTGCGCTTCACGCTGCCGTTCGGTGTCCAGGCGTAA
- the argJ gene encoding bifunctional glutamate N-acetyltransferase/amino-acid acetyltransferase ArgJ: MSTTGVTAPAGFSAAGVTAGIKQSGKPDMALVVNNGPRFDAAAVTTRNKVVAAPVKVTRQALNNGALTAVVYNSGNANACNGKQGDVDAQEMQVATARELGVDPQEVAVCSTGLIGDLLPMDVIRGGITKLGANLGDNGAAAAEAILTTDLVAKEAVVERDGWKIGGMAKGVGMMAPSLATMLVCITTDAVVSSAVLDSALREAAGSTFNTLDIDGATSTNDTVIAMASGASGVQPDAQQFAEAVTELSEELSRQLQADAEGVTKRVVITVEGTADDVQALNAARTIGRDNLVKCAMFGSDPNWGRVLAAVGMANAEMDPEKITVSFNGTPVCVDSTGTPGARDVDLSGADVEVLVDLGTGGPGRASVRTTDLSYSYVEINSEYST; the protein is encoded by the coding sequence ATGTCTACGACAGGTGTGACAGCCCCAGCCGGGTTTTCCGCTGCTGGCGTCACGGCAGGAATCAAGCAGTCCGGTAAGCCGGACATGGCGCTGGTGGTCAACAACGGCCCGCGTTTCGACGCCGCTGCGGTGACCACCCGCAATAAAGTCGTCGCGGCCCCAGTGAAGGTCACCCGCCAGGCACTCAACAACGGTGCGTTGACGGCTGTGGTGTACAACTCTGGCAACGCGAATGCCTGCAACGGCAAGCAGGGCGATGTCGACGCCCAGGAGATGCAGGTCGCCACTGCCCGCGAGCTCGGCGTGGATCCGCAGGAGGTCGCGGTGTGCTCCACCGGGCTTATCGGGGACCTGCTGCCCATGGACGTGATCCGTGGCGGGATCACCAAGCTCGGCGCGAATCTGGGCGACAACGGTGCCGCAGCGGCCGAAGCCATTTTGACCACGGACCTGGTGGCTAAGGAAGCGGTCGTGGAGCGCGACGGCTGGAAGATCGGCGGCATGGCCAAGGGCGTCGGCATGATGGCGCCGTCACTGGCGACGATGCTGGTGTGCATCACCACCGATGCCGTGGTCAGTTCGGCGGTCCTGGATTCGGCGCTCCGTGAAGCCGCCGGGTCCACCTTCAACACCCTCGACATCGATGGCGCCACCTCCACCAACGACACGGTGATCGCCATGGCTTCAGGCGCATCCGGTGTACAGCCGGACGCACAGCAGTTCGCCGAGGCCGTCACCGAGCTGAGCGAAGAGCTGTCGCGCCAGCTGCAGGCGGACGCGGAGGGTGTGACCAAGCGCGTCGTCATCACGGTCGAAGGGACCGCCGACGACGTACAGGCCCTCAACGCAGCCCGCACGATCGGCCGAGACAACCTGGTCAAGTGCGCCATGTTCGGATCCGACCCGAACTGGGGCCGCGTGCTCGCCGCTGTGGGGATGGCAAACGCGGAGATGGACCCGGAGAAGATCACGGTGTCCTTCAACGGCACCCCGGTGTGCGTCGACAGCACGGGCACGCCAGGTGCGCGCGACGTGGACCTGAGCGGTGCCGACGTGGAGGTGCTCGTCGATCTGGGCACCGGTGGTCCGGGACGGGCGAGCGTCCGCACGACGGATCTGTCGTACTCCTACGTGGAAATCAACTCGGAATACTCGACCTAG
- a CDS encoding sensor histidine kinase: MTSLRQWIKAFPEAPVPPRWFAAGSALVVCAVSVVVGLLAAGIPDSTIATTLRFVVPIVAVCALLSPLPSAFAFAVLLQIVATRPELESPVVFFGTLAVVTNLALCLRPAISALCAFSLWYLALTQVVAGELIPDDPEPSAILGVFIILVWTGALAIRETLVIRRRESERFQQQIEDERERAVRALHGSVAASLTSVVLRSESMAMNAPEKTRRESLLIAEDARRAMREVRELIHFMKTSDKSDFALDNFQGPTELLNDLITIIGKIRSHGFTVVESGINETVLSGIQMRHGYAVTRELKTNILKYADQSEPIIVAAVRDEDSVTIAIQNTIATSSPDLNMTTEIGLNDAMSLVKSDGGTLTFTKAESTWRTELAFPLAKLDQRNARK, encoded by the coding sequence GTGACATCGTTACGCCAGTGGATCAAGGCGTTCCCCGAAGCCCCGGTTCCGCCCCGGTGGTTCGCCGCGGGGAGCGCCCTTGTCGTGTGCGCGGTCAGCGTCGTTGTGGGGCTACTCGCCGCTGGCATCCCCGATAGTACGATCGCAACCACTCTTCGTTTCGTCGTGCCCATCGTCGCAGTTTGCGCGCTGTTGAGTCCCCTTCCGTCGGCCTTCGCCTTCGCGGTATTACTCCAGATTGTGGCGACCCGCCCCGAGCTGGAAAGCCCCGTCGTCTTCTTCGGAACGCTGGCTGTTGTGACGAATCTCGCGCTTTGTTTGCGTCCGGCGATAAGCGCACTCTGCGCTTTCTCACTGTGGTACCTCGCGTTAACACAGGTCGTCGCTGGCGAATTAATCCCGGATGACCCGGAGCCAAGTGCGATACTCGGCGTATTCATCATCCTCGTTTGGACTGGCGCACTCGCCATCCGCGAGACGTTGGTAATCAGAAGAAGAGAATCGGAGAGATTTCAGCAGCAAATCGAAGACGAACGGGAGCGTGCAGTGAGAGCGCTGCACGGATCCGTGGCGGCTTCACTCACGTCTGTCGTTCTTCGCAGCGAATCCATGGCAATGAACGCGCCCGAAAAAACGCGCCGGGAATCACTGCTCATCGCAGAAGATGCGCGACGCGCTATGCGCGAGGTCCGCGAACTTATCCACTTCATGAAAACTAGCGACAAATCAGACTTCGCCTTAGACAATTTTCAAGGGCCGACAGAATTGCTCAATGACCTGATCACCATCATCGGGAAGATTCGTAGCCATGGATTCACCGTCGTCGAGTCCGGAATTAATGAGACAGTGTTGTCAGGCATCCAAATGCGGCACGGTTACGCGGTGACCCGAGAGCTTAAAACGAACATCCTCAAGTACGCTGACCAGTCTGAACCCATCATCGTAGCTGCGGTTCGCGACGAAGACTCTGTGACTATCGCGATTCAGAACACCATCGCCACAAGCTCCCCTGACCTGAATATGACCACCGAAATTGGACTCAACGACGCGATGAGTCTGGTCAAAAGCGACGGAGGAACCTTGACTTTCACCAAGGCCGAATCCACCTGGCGAACCGAACTAGCGTTTCCGCTCGCAAAACTGGACCAACGGAATGCACGAAAGTAG